The Usitatibacter rugosus genome segment CCATGGCGGGGGTATCGGCGCGATCGTCGTTGCCGAAGATTTTCCGGTGAAGCCGGGTGAGGTTCTCTCGGTCCTGGTAGGACAGCAAGGGCAGCCGGCTCCGCTCCCCCGATGGAACACCAGTAACGGGGCCGGGGGCGGCGGCGGATCCTTCGTCTGGCGCGGCGACGGCGCGGCTTCGCTGCAGAACGTGTTGGTCGCCGCGGGCGGGGGTGGCGGCGCCGGTTGCGAAGGCGAGCCTCGCGGAGCGGCGTTCCATGCCAGCGGCGGCGCATTCAACGGCGTCGGCGGCGACCGCACAAGTGGAATCGCCGGGACGGGCGGAGGCGGCGGCGGAGGGGGCGACACCTTCAGGATCGGGAATTCGCCCGGCACGGGCGGCGGCGGCGGCGGTGGCATCGTGGGCGAGGGCAGGCAGGGTGCCTACTTCGCGGTCATCGCGGGCCGCGAGCCGGATCCTCAAGCGGGCAAAGGAGGCAAGAGCATCGCCTCCGGAGGCGCGGGTGGAGACGGTGGCTTCCAGGAACACCCGCCGGGCCGGGACAAGGGTCCCTTGCCGAACAGTGTCGGCGGGTACGGCGGATTCGGCGGCGGCGGCGGCGGCGGCGGGTGGAACGACAACAAAGTGCCGGGGAACTGCCAAGGACGTTTTGCCGGAGGTGGCGGCGGAGGCGGTGGCTACAGCGGAGGTGGGGGCGGCTATTCCAAAGCCGGCGGTACCTGCGCGAAGACCGGCCACGGCGGAGGCGGCGGTGGATCGTTCGCGGCGGCCGGTGCCCAGAGAGGCGTGACCATGAAAGCGGGGGATAGGAAGTACGCCAACGGTTTCGTCTGGATCGCGTACGGGCCTTGAGCGGCCCTCACGCTCGCCCTTGTTGCAGCAACTTTTGTAGTTCAACCCATCCGAGGAGTCTCATGCAAGCTCCCCTTCGATTTCGGCGCATTTCCCTCAGTGTTCTCGCGCTCTGCGCATCCGTTTCCGCGTGGGGCCAAGCCTGCAGCTCCGCCGGCGGGAACGACATGGTCTGCAAGTTCGAGTTCGACAAGCCGGCCCTCCAGAAGTGGATCGTCCCAGCCGGCGTGACGAGCGTTTCCATCCTCGCGCATGGCGCGCGCGGAGGCGACGGCGGATGCCACGGCGGTGGCATCGGCGCTTTCGCCGCCGCGGAAGCATTCCCGGTCAAGCCGGGCGATGTGCTCACCGTGCTCGTCGGGCAGTCAGGACAGCCGGCGCCTCTCCCGCGGTGGAACAACAGCAACGGCGCCGGTGGCGGCGGCGGATCGTTCGTGTGGCGCGGCGCGGGCCCGGCCTCGCTGCAGAACGTGATGATCGCCGCGGGCGGCGGCGGCGGCGCGGGTTGCGAGGGCGCGCCTCGCGGCGGCGCGTTCGGGGCCGGTGGTGGCGCGCTGAACGGCGTGGGCGGCGACCGCACGAGCGGGGTCGCCGGCACGAAAGGAGGCGGCGGTGGAGGCGGTGACCAGTACAAGGTCGGCAACTCGCCCGGCACCGGCGGCGGCGGTGGCGGTGGCATCGTCGGCGAAGGCTTTCAAGGCGCCTACTTCGCGCTCATCAAGGGCCGCGAGCCCGATCGTCTCGCGGGCAAAGGCGGCAAGAGCATCTCCGCCGGAGGCGAAGGCGGAATGGGCGGGTATGCGGAAAAGTCGCAAGCGGAAAGCCGGGGTGAAATCGACGCCGTCGCCAACAGCTTCGGCGGTTGGGGCGGATTCGGCGGCGGTGGCGGCGGCGGCGGGTGGTCCGACAACTCTCTCCCGGGGAACTGCCAGGGACGCTTCGCCGGAGGCGGCGGCGGTGGCGGTGGCTATAGCGGAGGCGGAGGCGGCTACAGCAAGTCGGGCGGCATCTGCTCCAAGACCAACCACGGCGGCGGCGGCGGCGGATCGTACACCGCGCCCGACGGCAAGAACGTGACGATGAAGGCCGGCGAGAGGAAGTACCAGAACGGCTGGATCTGGATCGCGTACACCAAGCCCTAGCAACTCTTCAGGCGCGGCCCTCTATTCGTCGAATTCGTGCACGACGGCGTAGAGGGTCGCGAAGGTGAGCATCGAGAACGACGCGTGCAGCTGCTCGTAATCCTCGGCGCGCTCCGGCTCTTCGCGCTTGTCCCTGCGGATCTCGAACCAGCGCGCCTGGATCTGCTCGCGCACGACGTGTGAGGGCATCGAGGGCCGGCGCAGGCTCGAAGCCGTGCCGGTGAAGAGCCGGCGCTTCAGCGTCACGTCCGCCGAAGAGATCCGGAAGAGCTTCGTGAGCATGTTCGAGGTCGCGCCGTGGCGGATGAAGAACTCGAGCTGCCGCGAGCGCTTTCCGAGGTAGTCGACCTGTCGCAGTCCGTGCTCGAAGGAACCCGCGTCGATGGAGATCGCGACCTTCGGGTCGGGCATCTCGGCCAAGCGCACCAGTTCGTCGGAAGTGAGCCCCCGCAACTCCGCGGCCTGCACTTCGGTGAGCCCATCGGGCGGCGGCGCCGAGCGCGCGGCCTCGCCCTGCAACTCCCGGATGAGGTGGGCCAGCATCAGCAACCGCAACTGTGGATCACGGATTTCGATCACGTGTCCTCCCTGGATTTGGCCCGAATTTGCTACGACGCAAGCCTCGCGTCAATCGAGAATCCCCACATTTCGTGACGGTGCCCCACGACGTTCCAAAACGTTCTTGAACCGGTTTCGAGGACTCGCGGCTAAGTGCACGAAACGCAATCGCTCTTCGGAAAACTCCAGTAGCGCGGCCTAATCTTCCTCGCGCGCGAGCTTGAATTGCGAGGCCAACTGCTGCTGCGTTTGGGGCGGCACCGGCGCGTAGTGGCTGAACTCGATCTGGTACGAGCCCTGCCCACCGGTCATCGAGCGGATGCGCGACTGGTACTCGGTCACCTCGGAGAGCGGCACCTGGCCGGCGACCGCCATCAAATCGCCGCCCGTGGAGTCCGTGCCCGTGATGTGGCCGCGCTTCGAGGAAAGATCGGCGGTGAGGTCACCCACGAAGCGATCGGGCGCGGTGATCTCGATGTTGACGATGGGCTCGAGCATGATCGGGCTCGCCTTGAGGATCGCGTCGATCACCGCCTTGCGTCCCGCGGTGACGAATGCGATCTCCTTCGAGTCCACGTCGTGGCTCTTGCCGTCGTACACGATGACCTTGATGTCCTCCACCGGATAGCCCGCGACCACGCCACCGTCGAGCGCCTGCTTCACGCCCTTCTCCACCGCGGGAATGAACACAGTGGGAATCACGCCGCCCTTCACTTCGCTCGCGAACTGGAAGCCGGAGCCCCGAGGCAGCGGTTCGATCTTGAGGAACACCTCGCCGAACTGTCCCGCGCCACCGGTCTGCTTCTTGTGGCGGCAGTGGCCTTCGGCTCTCTTCGTCACCGTCTCGCGATAGGGAATCTTCGGCGGCTTGGTCGCCACGTCCATCTTGTACTGCTGGCCCATCTTCTCGAGCTTGGTGCGCATGTGCAGGTCGCCCAGGCCGCGCATCACCGTCTCGTGCGTCGTGGGATGGCGCTCGATCCAGAAGCAGGGGTCCTCGACCTCGAGCTTGTGCAGCACTTCGAAGAGTCGCTGCTCGTCGCCTTTCTTCTTCGTCTCCACGGCGATCGAGTGCATCGGCGTCGGGAAATCGAGCGAGCGCAGGCGGATGTGGTCCTCGTCGTGCGAGTCGTGCAGCACGGCGTTGAACTCGATCTCCTCGATCTTCGTCACGGCGCCGATGTCGCCGGGCACGAGGGAATCCACCTCGACGTACTCCTTCCCCTGCAGCTGGAAGATGTGGCCGGTCTTGAATGCCTTCTTGCCCTCGCCGATGTAGAGCTGGCTGTCCCGGGTGATCGTGCCCTGGTGCACGCGGAACACGGCGACCTTGCCGACGTACGGATCCATGATGACCTTGAAGACGTGCGCGAGGACGTGCTTCTTCGGATCGGCCTCGGCGTGGAATTCCTCGCCCTCGGTCGTATCCGACTTCACGAACGGCGGCGGATTGCCCTCGGTGGCGTTGGGCGCGATCTTCGCGAGGATGTCGAGGAACTGCTCGACGCCCGCACCCGTCTTCACGGACATGAAGCACACGGGAATGAGATGGCCTTCGCGCAGCGCCTTCTCCAGCGGGCCGTGCAATTGCTCGGGCTTCAATTCCTCGCCTTGCTCGAGGTAGGTGGCCATCAGGTCTTCGTCGACCTCCACCACCTGGTCGATCAACGCGGAGTGCGCCGCCTTCACCGAAGAGAAGTCCGAATCGCCGTCGGGGTTGAAGAAGCAATCGACGACGTCCTTGCGGCCATGCGCGGGCAGGTTGATCGGCAGGCATTCCTTGCCGAACACGTCCTGGATGCGCGCGAGTAATCCTTCCAAATCGACGTTGTCCGCGTCGATCTTGTTGATGAGGATCATGCGGTCGAGGTTGCGCTTGGCGGCGGCACGCATCATGCGCGTGGTGTTCAGCTCGATGCCGTTCTGCGCGTTGATGACGATCACTGCCAATTCCACCGCCGCGAGCGCCGCGATGGACTGCCCGGCGAAATCCGGCATGCCCGGCGTATCCAGCAGGTGGATGTGGATGCCCTTGTAGGGGAAATTGACGACGGCCGAGTTGAGGGAGTGGCCGTACTGCTTCTCGAGGGGGTCGTGGTCCGCGACCGTGGTGCCGCGCTCGACGCTGCCTGCGGCTGCGATGACCCCCGTCTTCAGTAGCAGAGCCTCGGCGAGGGTCGTCTTCCCGGCTCCGCCATGACCCACCAGGGCCACGGTGTGGATGCTCTCCGTCGAATACCTCGGCATGGCAGAAATCCTTTCTGCTGCCCTGCAGCAACGCGGTGGGGGTGTCTCACCTAATGTACACCCATGAATCAGGCCGATGTCAGGCGCTGATTTCGAGCTCCACGACCGCGCGTTCCCCGTCCAGGAGGCGTGCGGTGGCGAGGTGCGCGCGGATCGCGGCACGCACGCGCTCGATGGCTTCCACGGCGGTGGCGCCGCGCGATTCGCAGCCGGGCAGCGTCATCGCGACGGCGACGTAGTCCCCACGCACGCGATGGACGGCGATGCGATAGCGGGGCGCTTCAGGAGGGGTCATGTCCACCTCGCCATTGTTCTCTTCCCCTTCCGCCGCGCGCTCGGAATTCCCCGGCACCGAATGTCGATTCTCGCGAGCGTGCGCGCGCTGTCGTTCCTACGATGCATCCATCGACAACCCCGGGAGACAGGGATGAAAGAGCTCAGCTACGAGGAAGTGCTCCGCATCGCCGGTGGATTGCCGGTACCCGCGGCGCTCGACGAGATCACCTACCGCGCGCCCACCAACCCTGACCCGGAGAGGTTGCTGCCGGGACGCATCCAGCAACCGCATTCCAGCGAGGAACATCCATGAAGGAAATCGAGAAGAAGGACGCACCGGAGGTTTCGGGCGGCGTTCGCGTTGACATCCAGATGCCGGAGCTTCCCGGCCCCATCTCACCCTGGCCCATCGAACCGTTTCCGCAGTTCCCGATGACGCCGTACAACCCGGATGCGCCGTTCAGCGATCCGCCGGCGGTTTGACCCTCGACATCCAGGAGACATGACATGAGCGAAACGACACCCCCCATCCCCAAGGGGCTAGACCCCGAACTCGTCGAGAAGATCTCAGGCGGCCTCGATCTGTGCTCGCCGGGAGACATCGACGGAATCATCCGCGGCCTGAGAAGCAACTACGACGAGCTGGTGGACTTCACGTCGTACATGTTCGACCGGATTGCGGGCAACTAAGCCTCGAGAGGGCGCGGCAACGCGCCCCTTCCATGAAGTCATCGCCGACAGGGTTCCAGATCGCGTTCCTGCTGCTAGCCCTGGCGTTCGGGGCGATGCTTGCAACGACTTGGCTCGCGAGCGCAATCGCGCTTCCGAGTCCGTACTACGGCACCCTGGGTCATCTCGTCGCCATCCCATTTCAGTTTGCACTGGTGCTTGGCATACCGGCACTTCGGTCACTGGTGCTCGAGGGATTCCATCACCCCGTATCCACTCCACAGCGCTTCGAAGCCCTGGCTTTGGCCGGCGGCAAAGTGGTGCTCACCTTCGGCCTGTGGGGAGCCATCGCCCTGTGGGGACTGCATGTAACGCATCGAGCCAACGACGTAACGGCCTTTGGATTCCTGACCGAACCAACGGCCATGGACGAGCACTACTTTGCGGCCTGGGGATTGGTGGGGGCCGCGTATGCAATATCACTCGGGCCACTCATCGAAGAGGTGCTCTATCGCGGCGTGCTGTACCGCCTGTGGGAGCGGCAGTGGGGTTGGGTTGCAGCAGCGCTGCTGTCATCAATCGTTTTCTCGTTGGTCCATCCCCATAACCTGATTCAGACCTTCTTCTCCGGAATCCTCTACGCCTGCCTCTTCCACCGCACAGGATCGATTTGGGCAACGACGCTGTGCCACGCGACATACAACCTGCTCATTGCCTGGCCGCTTCTCGGCCACGTGCTGTTACTCAAACCGGCCGACGCATCGACAAGCCTCATTCCGTGGACTGCGAACTTGATCTGCCTCCCTCTCGCGATCGTTGCGTTTGTCCTGTACGTACGACTGGCTCTCGCTGCACCTGAGCGCACCTGAGATGTCGAGCCCGCTCTTCCGCGCCGAGGCGCACGACTCCCGCGCGACCTCCTGGCTGGGCACGATCGTCCTGATGCGCCCCGTGCCGACGGTCGTGATGACCGCGGCGGCCTCGGCGGTCTCGCT includes the following:
- a CDS encoding STY4526/YPO1902 family pathogenicity island replication protein; protein product: MIEIRDPQLRLLMLAHLIRELQGEAARSAPPPDGLTEVQAAELRGLTSDELVRLAEMPDPKVAISIDAGSFEHGLRQVDYLGKRSRQLEFFIRHGATSNMLTKLFRISSADVTLKRRLFTGTASSLRRPSMPSHVVREQIQARWFEIRRDKREEPERAEDYEQLHASFSMLTFATLYAVVHEFDE
- the fusA gene encoding elongation factor G, which codes for MPRYSTESIHTVALVGHGGAGKTTLAEALLLKTGVIAAAGSVERGTTVADHDPLEKQYGHSLNSAVVNFPYKGIHIHLLDTPGMPDFAGQSIAALAAVELAVIVINAQNGIELNTTRMMRAAAKRNLDRMILINKIDADNVDLEGLLARIQDVFGKECLPINLPAHGRKDVVDCFFNPDGDSDFSSVKAAHSALIDQVVEVDEDLMATYLEQGEELKPEQLHGPLEKALREGHLIPVCFMSVKTGAGVEQFLDILAKIAPNATEGNPPPFVKSDTTEGEEFHAEADPKKHVLAHVFKVIMDPYVGKVAVFRVHQGTITRDSQLYIGEGKKAFKTGHIFQLQGKEYVEVDSLVPGDIGAVTKIEEIEFNAVLHDSHDEDHIRLRSLDFPTPMHSIAVETKKKGDEQRLFEVLHKLEVEDPCFWIERHPTTHETVMRGLGDLHMRTKLEKMGQQYKMDVATKPPKIPYRETVTKRAEGHCRHKKQTGGAGQFGEVFLKIEPLPRGSGFQFASEVKGGVIPTVFIPAVEKGVKQALDGGVVAGYPVEDIKVIVYDGKSHDVDSKEIAFVTAGRKAVIDAILKASPIMLEPIVNIEITAPDRFVGDLTADLSSKRGHITGTDSTGGDLMAVAGQVPLSEVTEYQSRIRSMTGGQGSYQIEFSHYAPVPPQTQQQLASQFKLAREED
- a CDS encoding type II toxin-antitoxin system HicB family antitoxin, whose amino-acid sequence is MTPPEAPRYRIAVHRVRGDYVAVAMTLPGCESRGATAVEAIERVRAAIRAHLATARLLDGERAVVELEISA
- a CDS encoding CPBP family intramembrane glutamic endopeptidase codes for the protein MKSSPTGFQIAFLLLALAFGAMLATTWLASAIALPSPYYGTLGHLVAIPFQFALVLGIPALRSLVLEGFHHPVSTPQRFEALALAGGKVVLTFGLWGAIALWGLHVTHRANDVTAFGFLTEPTAMDEHYFAAWGLVGAAYAISLGPLIEEVLYRGVLYRLWERQWGWVAAALLSSIVFSLVHPHNLIQTFFSGILYACLFHRTGSIWATTLCHATYNLLIAWPLLGHVLLLKPADASTSLIPWTANLICLPLAIVAFVLYVRLALAAPERT